A single genomic interval of uncultured Pseudodesulfovibrio sp. harbors:
- a CDS encoding tetrathionate reductase family octaheme c-type cytochrome, producing the protein MAVLAADASAAIEPEKAPGRKMAIQATKAKPIVHTITADHSKFPQLQFDAEQMKTMKPEEVTKACLSCHNQAALQFHKTIHWTWRDSDEDGKPRKLGKGGISVNNFUINIQSNEARCTSCHAGYGWKDKNFDFSSQEKVDCLVCHERTGTYKKFPAGAGYPAPYIADPDNPGKQKGKLFKGNGKTYFAPEWDKVAQSVGRPMRKNCGTCHFFGGGGDAVKHGDLDSSMTKPDKNLDVHMGSIESGGQNFTCVRCHTTRNHNIAGRIYDKPAAVERKSLLQDDLGDKIMCESCHGAQPHSSGGMDAKLNDHTDKVACQSCHIPEFARAQSTKMWWDWSKAGQLMDGKAKVKGPDGKPIFVKKKGQFVWEKNVVPEYFWFDGTLNYATTEDPIDPTGEVWLNRPNGSRSDPNSRIMPFKVHRGKTPYDVTNKTMLITHLFPKNKKDMDAYWKSFDWQKANASGMKYAGQPYSGEYGFADTTYVFPTTHMVAPKENALDCAQCHSKDSRLKNLTGFYMPARDSFKVVDAAGWFGAAGALIAVLIHGIMRFFAGLSRKED; encoded by the coding sequence ATGGCGGTGCTGGCTGCCGACGCTTCCGCTGCGATTGAACCGGAAAAGGCTCCGGGTAGAAAGATGGCGATTCAGGCCACCAAGGCAAAGCCCATCGTTCATACCATCACGGCAGACCACAGCAAATTCCCGCAATTGCAGTTTGATGCGGAACAAATGAAAACCATGAAGCCGGAAGAAGTCACCAAGGCGTGTCTGAGCTGCCATAATCAGGCCGCACTCCAGTTTCACAAGACCATTCACTGGACATGGCGTGACTCCGACGAAGATGGCAAGCCCCGCAAGCTCGGAAAAGGCGGAATATCCGTCAACAACTTCTGAATCAACATCCAAAGCAACGAGGCTCGTTGCACATCATGTCATGCTGGCTACGGATGGAAAGACAAGAACTTCGATTTTTCCTCACAGGAAAAGGTAGACTGTCTGGTCTGTCACGAACGGACAGGAACCTACAAGAAATTCCCTGCCGGTGCCGGATACCCCGCACCGTATATTGCGGACCCGGACAATCCGGGCAAGCAGAAGGGAAAGCTGTTCAAGGGCAACGGCAAAACCTACTTCGCTCCTGAATGGGACAAGGTCGCCCAGTCCGTTGGACGCCCCATGCGAAAGAACTGCGGCACCTGCCACTTCTTCGGCGGTGGCGGCGATGCAGTCAAGCACGGTGACCTCGACTCATCCATGACCAAACCCGACAAGAACCTTGATGTCCACATGGGTTCCATCGAATCCGGCGGACAGAACTTCACCTGTGTGCGCTGCCACACCACACGCAACCACAACATTGCAGGCCGCATCTATGACAAGCCCGCAGCGGTGGAACGCAAGAGTCTGCTTCAGGATGACCTGGGCGACAAGATCATGTGCGAATCCTGCCACGGTGCCCAGCCGCACAGCAGCGGCGGCATGGATGCCAAGCTCAACGATCACACGGACAAGGTCGCCTGTCAGTCGTGCCATATCCCCGAGTTTGCCCGCGCACAGTCCACCAAGATGTGGTGGGACTGGTCCAAGGCCGGACAGCTCATGGACGGCAAGGCCAAGGTAAAGGGGCCGGACGGCAAGCCCATCTTCGTCAAGAAGAAGGGACAATTCGTATGGGAAAAGAACGTGGTGCCCGAATACTTCTGGTTTGACGGAACACTCAATTACGCCACCACCGAAGACCCCATCGACCCCACCGGCGAAGTCTGGCTGAACCGTCCCAACGGCTCCCGCAGCGATCCGAACTCCCGCATCATGCCGTTCAAGGTTCACCGGGGCAAGACGCCGTACGACGTGACCAACAAAACCATGCTCATCACGCATCTCTTCCCCAAGAACAAGAAGGATATGGATGCCTACTGGAAGAGCTTCGACTGGCAAAAGGCCAATGCCTCCGGCATGAAGTACGCCGGACAGCCCTACAGCGGTGAATACGGCTTTGCCGACACCACGTATGTCTTCCCCACCACGCACATGGTCGCACCGAAGGAAAACGCCCTCGACTGCGCCCAGTGTCACAGCAAGGACAGCCGCCTGAAGAACCTGACAGGCTTCTACATGCCCGCCAGAGACTCCTTCAAGGTCGTTGACGCTGCGGGCTGGTTCGGTGCCGCAGGCGCATTGATAGCAGTCCTCATCCACGGCATCATGCGCTTTTTCGCCGGTCTCAGCAGGAAGGAGGACTAG
- a CDS encoding cytochrome b/b6 domain-containing protein, translating to MTEHKMQKIYLYSKFERFWHWFQAVMIILLLATGFEVHGSLELFGFMKAVDLHNILGLTWLGMFFFFAFWMFVTHEYKQYIPTTKKLFEVLSYYSSGIFKGEPHPVNKSKNAKHNPMQRLTYLSLTAILLPFQMITGFLYWGYNEWTEWGLSFLNLEIVALLHLIGGFSILIFLIIHVYMTTTGHTVTAHIAAMFSGWEEVPEEEEVAEWERKVERH from the coding sequence ATGACTGAACACAAAATGCAAAAGATCTACCTCTACTCCAAGTTCGAACGCTTCTGGCACTGGTTCCAGGCCGTGATGATCATCCTGCTCCTGGCCACGGGCTTCGAAGTCCACGGCTCCCTTGAACTGTTCGGGTTCATGAAGGCAGTCGATCTGCACAACATTCTGGGCCTGACATGGCTCGGCATGTTCTTCTTCTTTGCCTTCTGGATGTTCGTCACGCACGAATACAAACAATACATCCCGACGACGAAGAAACTCTTCGAAGTGCTCAGCTACTATTCCTCCGGCATCTTCAAGGGTGAACCCCATCCGGTCAACAAGAGCAAGAATGCCAAGCATAACCCCATGCAGCGCCTGACCTATCTGTCGCTGACAGCCATCCTGCTGCCGTTCCAGATGATTACCGGCTTCCTGTACTGGGGGTACAACGAATGGACGGAATGGGGACTCTCCTTCCTCAATCTGGAGATCGTCGCCCTGCTCCACCTCATCGGCGGATTCTCCATTCTCATCTTCCTCATCATCCACGTCTACATGACCACCACGGGCCATACGGTAACGGCCCATATCGCGGCCATGTTCTCCGGGTGGGAAGAAGTACCCGAGGAAGAAGAAGTCGCAGAATGGGAGAGAAAGGTGGAACGCCACTAG
- a CDS encoding methyl-accepting chemotaxis protein encodes MKVQTKFILSIVMPVVLAVAVISVAVSVQVTGTVTDLFEMSSQEQLQRIDGFVNQLLKGPADITKYVASLPSVKEGEGYWRKYMDLPAGKHSIEHADMDAKERIAFNTFRLLLKSHPEFAYVYCGLKDGGYTQAPDESMSSGYDPRKRPWYSQGMNSPDETTLLSAYITTEGVPNIGMVTKVRNDAGQVVGVAAADISLGKLTEIASSIKIGKSGYIMIVQDDGTVLADPHHDDFVFKKLNELSKAYAVMGSTSSGLLEDLDIGGKDMYASVYVSPATGWKYIALIERAEIVASSNAAIMQTILIGLVIAVLFGLGGWRLAHSMTAPIIKSGGFVREVASGNLMASIDVAGKDEVAQLANDLTGMGGKLRDVVSEVRSSVEVVATGSQELSSTAEALSQGATEQASNVEEVAASMEQMLANIAQSTENAKETERIALRSAGDAEQGGKSVAQTLEAMREIADKISVVEEIARQTNLLALNAAIEAARAGEHGKGFAVVAAEVRKLAERSGIAAAEISELSGTSVQVAEEAGQMLDKMVPDIKHTAELIQEIAAASGEQKAGADGVNTAIHQLDQVIQQIASSSEEMSSTSEQLAEQADHLKNTVAFFNIGNSGGAAPARVTVARRAAPALQSAVSPDLGDNGDEFQKF; translated from the coding sequence ATGAAGGTTCAGACAAAATTCATCTTATCGATTGTTATGCCGGTCGTACTGGCTGTTGCTGTTATTTCTGTTGCTGTGTCCGTACAGGTGACTGGTACAGTCACGGATCTCTTCGAGATGTCTTCGCAGGAGCAGTTGCAGCGAATTGACGGCTTTGTCAATCAATTGCTTAAAGGGCCGGCAGATATCACCAAGTATGTCGCCTCGCTTCCGTCGGTGAAAGAAGGGGAGGGCTATTGGCGTAAATATATGGATCTTCCGGCAGGCAAGCATTCAATTGAACATGCGGATATGGATGCTAAGGAGCGAATCGCCTTCAATACCTTCAGACTGCTGCTGAAGAGCCACCCTGAATTTGCGTATGTCTACTGCGGACTCAAAGACGGCGGCTACACGCAGGCTCCAGATGAGTCTATGAGTTCCGGGTACGATCCGCGTAAACGCCCGTGGTATTCCCAAGGAATGAATTCTCCCGATGAAACAACTCTTCTGAGTGCGTACATCACCACGGAAGGTGTTCCCAATATCGGTATGGTGACCAAGGTCAGGAATGACGCAGGGCAGGTAGTCGGTGTGGCTGCTGCTGACATTTCGCTTGGCAAGCTTACTGAAATCGCCTCAAGCATCAAGATCGGCAAAAGCGGTTACATCATGATCGTTCAGGATGATGGGACAGTGCTCGCTGATCCGCATCATGATGACTTTGTTTTCAAGAAGCTGAACGAGCTGTCCAAAGCCTACGCTGTTATGGGCAGCACCTCGAGCGGCCTGTTGGAGGACCTCGATATAGGTGGAAAGGATATGTACGCCAGTGTGTATGTTTCTCCGGCCACCGGCTGGAAATATATTGCACTCATCGAACGTGCGGAGATAGTGGCTTCGTCCAATGCTGCCATTATGCAGACGATCCTGATCGGTCTGGTTATTGCCGTGCTGTTCGGACTCGGCGGATGGCGGCTCGCTCACTCCATGACGGCACCGATCATCAAGAGTGGTGGTTTTGTTCGTGAAGTGGCGTCCGGCAACCTGATGGCGTCCATCGACGTCGCCGGCAAGGACGAGGTGGCACAACTCGCCAATGACCTGACCGGCATGGGGGGAAAGTTGCGTGATGTCGTCAGTGAAGTCCGCAGTTCCGTCGAAGTGGTTGCCACTGGTTCGCAGGAATTGTCTTCCACAGCGGAAGCTCTTTCGCAAGGGGCCACGGAGCAGGCCTCCAATGTTGAAGAAGTGGCTGCATCCATGGAACAGATGCTTGCCAACATTGCTCAGAGTACAGAGAATGCGAAGGAAACCGAACGGATCGCTTTGCGATCGGCTGGGGATGCTGAGCAGGGCGGCAAGTCCGTGGCACAGACTCTCGAAGCCATGCGCGAGATTGCAGACAAGATATCCGTAGTTGAAGAGATTGCCCGTCAGACCAACCTGCTGGCGCTGAATGCGGCAATTGAGGCAGCCCGTGCCGGTGAACACGGCAAGGGGTTTGCCGTTGTTGCCGCTGAGGTGCGCAAGCTCGCTGAACGGTCGGGTATTGCTGCCGCAGAAATCAGTGAACTCTCCGGCACGAGTGTGCAGGTAGCCGAAGAGGCCGGACAGATGCTCGACAAGATGGTTCCGGACATCAAGCATACTGCCGAACTCATTCAGGAGATCGCTGCTGCAAGCGGTGAGCAGAAAGCCGGTGCAGATGGTGTGAATACGGCTATTCATCAGTTGGATCAGGTTATTCAGCAGATTGCATCTTCATCTGAGGAGATGTCTTCGACATCCGAGCAACTTGCCGAGCAGGCAGATCACCTCAAGAACACTGTGGCCTTTTTTAATATAGGTAACAGCGGCGGGGCTGCTCCTGCACGGGTGACTGTGGCTCGAAGGGCTGCTCCTGCCCTTCAGTCAGCAGTCAGTCCTGATCTCGGTGATAACGGGGACGAGTTCCAAAAGTTCTAG
- a CDS encoding TIGR03905 family TSCPD domain-containing protein: MDNSVFQIEPLAPLTIPADEDTELFVPKGVCAKLIRFAVEDNRLTRVSFTGGCDGNLKAISALVEGMPVKQVLKTLKGLTCGKKSTSCADQLCKGLEEYLEEE, from the coding sequence ATGGATAACAGCGTATTTCAAATTGAACCTCTGGCCCCACTGACCATCCCCGCAGACGAGGATACCGAACTGTTTGTTCCCAAAGGGGTCTGTGCCAAACTCATTCGTTTCGCAGTGGAGGACAATCGTCTGACCCGCGTCAGCTTTACCGGCGGTTGTGACGGCAATCTCAAGGCCATTTCGGCGCTTGTCGAAGGCATGCCTGTGAAGCAGGTCCTCAAGACATTGAAAGGGCTTACCTGCGGCAAGAAAAGCACTTCCTGTGCGGACCAGCTTTGCAAAGGGCTGGAAGAGTATCTAGAGGAAGAATAG